The Capra hircus breed San Clemente chromosome 11, ASM170441v1, whole genome shotgun sequence genomic interval CCGGCGCCGTTAAGCTCGTGGTAAATAGCCACATCACAACCCGGGTAAACTGGGCGGTGGCAGGACCTCGCCGAAACTCAGCTCCGCAATTCTCCACGCGTCACACCGCTGGAGGCGCTCTCCCTTCACTGCAGTCAGGTCAATGTGGACGTCTTCCACTGGACCGGCTCCCCACAAGcgcggggccggggtgggggagaTGAAGAGCATGGGGCCACCCAAGCCAAGGAAGGGGTGAGGAGAGGGGCCAGGGCTGAATGCAGGCGAAGACCAGCAAGAAACTGCGTCTTCTCCCCAGGAGCAACCTAGTTGGGCAGACAAAAGATTAGGGCGCCAAGGCCTTCCATCCTCATCCCGGAACCAAGGCAGCCCGATGAATCCACACCCCTAGTTCCCTCATTACAGACCCAGTTCCTGCAAGGGCTGGGTTCCTAACTTCCCCGACCAGGTGGAATGGAGAGCAGACAGAACAACCCGGGAGCGGTCGGGGCGCACGTGCTCCCCGATACCCAGACGGACAATAAAGAGTAAGCCCGGGCTTCCTCTGCCGCCCCACCCTGCTCCCCGCGGCTCCCACCAGCGGGGGCGCCTTCGCCCAAAGATCTGCAGACAAAGCCCCCTCCGGATGGAGAGAAGGGCAGGGTCCAGGCTTTAGGGGCTGCGCACAAAAGAGGGAGGGGCACGAGGGGCGGCGCGAGGCGGAGGGCGCGGCACTCACCCACTGAGCCCGAGGAGCCCCTGCGTTTGGGCGCGGCCGGCGTGGAGGGGGGCGCGGCGGGGGCTGGGGCAGCCGGGGTCCACGAGGGCTCGGCCTGAGGGCTCACGTCGGCcggtggaggagggggaggccgGGCCGGAGGCCCCTCGTCCTCAGAGAGCTTGGAGAGCGAGTCTGCTGTAATGGAGGGTGGGGACGGCGCGGGCACCGACGACGACACGGGGCTCGGGTCCCAAGACGGCTGCCGCTCCGGAGCGGCGAGAGGCGCGGCCGGCAGTGGCCCCCTGGGCGCCGGGGGCACGAAATCATTGCCAAAGTCCAGCAGGGGCGCGCTAGCCGGGGTGGCGGCGGCTGCGGCCACCGGGGCCGCCGACAGCGCGGCGGCGGGCTTCCTCTCTAGCACCTCCAGCTCCTCCAGGTCCTCGTCCTCGTCctcgtcttcctcctcctcctcttcctcttcgtCCTCGGGCTCCTTTACGAACTGGTACTTGAATGCGGGCTGAGGCCGAGGAGGGCTGTCCGAGGACGAGGAGACCAGAGGCGACTGGTCCATGTCTTCCATGGCTGGCAGGTCAGAGgtgatgctgcagctgctgcctcCGCCGGAGAAGCTTCTTCTCAGAGCCGCGGGCGgttgtggggggcggggaggactgAGAGGGGCAGGGCCCAACGAGCCGAGGGACCTGCAGTGGCGACAGCTCCCGGAACAATGAGACTGCTCCTCCAGCCTCCGCGCCCGTGATGCGCCACCCGCCCCGTCCCCagttgccgccgccgccgcccagatgagagaaggagagaggccaGCCGACGCTCCGCCCAGTTTGGCGTGACACCCTCCCAGCCAGGGAGAGGGAGGCACTAACGCAGGAGGGAGTGAGCCAATCGGCGAAGAAATAGAGTTGACGGGCAACCAGTCGGcccaacagaaaaggaaaaagacgAAAGTGGGTGGGTCTCACTGCACTTCCTCTCTCTTACCGGCTCGGGTGGGTTCGATGGGCGGGGTTTGGAGCTGGGAACCCCACCGACTGCCTAGGGTAGTTGCGGGTCTGGCGGGGGTCTTGGTCTTGGCCTTGGGGAAGCTGGAGTCTGTGTGTTTACAGCACTGAGAAAACGAAACGACTCCCTCCCAGCACTGAGGGGTCGGAGACGTTCCTGGCACGCCACCGGAAGGGCGTTATCTTGGAGACTGGGAGTGGAAACTTTCCtcccaggaaaggaaaaaacccagAGCGCAGGAAGGTTATGAATAACGGTACTGTGGAGTAGGCCCTAAGGATTGAAGCAAACGTTAAATTGTAGATTTcgaaataaaaatttgttttctttcaaacttaAATTCCCAAGCCACCTTATCACCTAAAGGGGATCaccatcttaaaagaaaaaataatattttttacagGTTTTAAGTCACTCCCAGTCTTAACTGCAGACCCTGGATGAGGTAGGCAAAACAACTAGGCTAGACGATATAGGGACTGACTGGAACAGACCATTTGATGAGTCTGTACTTCTTCAAAGAGGGCTTTGGGATCTGCACGCTGCTGAACTTAACTGGTAGAAGGATGAGTCACCcaaaagagggaggagagagaggaaagtggAAAGAGAAGGATGCCTTGGAAGGCAAATTTGATTCACATTGTATTTCAGTCACCTTAGGCCCATGAGTCAACATTCTGGATGATTCAGGCTTTCTGGGAGTCAGGATACATACATACTCATTTCTTTGATATGTATGTCAAAACGAGTATAATCCCCATCCCACTTTTTCCAGAACTGGAGAGTTTAAAGAAAGTGATTGCAGAACATTTAAGTATCAGCATCCAGAGGTTTAGAGAGTCCTTTTTGTCTTTCTGATGTACTGAATACCTTCCAAAAATATCCCCTTCCTGTCTATTCTAGAGGCCCTGGAGAGAGGAGGATAGCTTGCTTTCAAGTTGCTCTCAGTCTAGGCCTGCATTATTCAAGTCCTTAGTCACTGGCTACTCCTGGCTACCGAGCACTTGAAATATGAGTCGTTTGAAATGAGATGTGCTGTAAGATTGAAATGCATACTATATTTTGAGAGtaccaaaaaaattaagtatctCAATTTTTAGAGTGGTTATACTGGAATTGATAAAATTTTGGATATATTGGATTAAGTGTAATGTATTAATTTTACTTGTTCTTTTTAATACTGCATCTagaagtttttaaatatatatgtggcttatattttatttctgtttgacaGTGCTAGTCTAAATTGATGATTAAGAAATGTTGATTGCCATGGAGAATCATGGATTACTTAAGCAAATTCTTAACTTCAACTAATACTACCCTCAATTGGggtaattaaaaaggaaaagcgAGGATTGGGGGGACAGAGGAGGGACACAGAGGGGGAACACAGGAGATTTTTAGGGTAGTGAAACTGTTATGTATGACACTGTCATGATGGATACATGACATACATTTGGCAAAACTCAGAACTGTTCAAAGAGGGAATCCTAATGTAAACTGTGGGCTTCAGTGAGTAATATAATCAATATTGGTTCATCAGGTGTAACAAGCCTACCACAAGCCTAATGCAGGATGTTAGTTATAGGGGAAATTGGTTGGGAGGTAGGCATGAGAGTGTATAAGAACTCTCTTTTCTGTCAATGGGAAacaagatttaatttttaaaaaccagcaaaGGTAAAACTAGATTTCCTGGCATTGTTACCTGATCAGGTTAGTTATTAGTTAGTTATCAACAGTACATTCAAGACCTAGCTTAATAGTCCCACAGAGATGAactttagctttatttttagaaaattgttATGAGTTGAtagaagtttgtttgtttttagaagaATTGGGAAGAGTAGGAAGAGAGAAATATTAGTGTAGAATTTGGAGGCAGGAGATTTAATGccaaactaaaaattttaaaacattcctcAATAATAACTAAACATATTTCAAGTATTTGtcaaatatttgtcaaaaattGTCAAAAACATACATGATTTTTCAGCTAAGTCCATACACATACAAAAATACACTGGCAAAATTCTTTGGTGTGAAGTTTTCAATTAAATCACAATTTAGCCATCAGTTTAGTCTCCCCAATACTATTTTTCCTACTGTGATTGTCCTGAAACACCTTAATGGAAAATTCCACAGGGTTTTCATTTATTAACTGAAGTTATTTATGTGATATTTCTGCATTCATATATCTGTGTATCTGATTATTACTAAAATAATCACAAAGGAATATCTTTAGTTTATTAAAATTGTCATAAAAGAATCATTACAGAAAAGTGGTAGATCTACAACTTTAATAGTTAATAGCATTAAATATTGAGGCAATAATTAAGCACTCACTTCTGAtgcagaagaaaaataagaattttatattattatctcAGTGACTTCTAAAACATTAAGTATTtgatggatgaaaaaaaaaaataaagaatttatccAGTTTTCATAGAATGGTCAACAAAGCATAAGGAAAGGAGAATGTTgctcggttcagtcgctcagtcgtgtccgcctctttgcgaccccgtaaattgcagcatgccaggcctccctgtccatcaccaac includes:
- the RTN4 gene encoding reticulon-4 isoform X3; this encodes MEDMDQSPLVSSSSDSPPRPQPAFKYQFVKEPEDEEEEEEEEDEDEDEDLEELEVLERKPAAALSAAPVAAAAATPASAPLLDFGNDFVPPAPRGPLPAAPLAAPERQPSWDPSPVSSSVPAPSPPSITADSLSKLSEDEGPPARPPPPPPADVSPQAEPSWTPAAPAPAAPPSTPAAPKRRGSSGSVVVDLLYWRDIKKTGVVFGASLFLLLSLTVFSIVSVTAYIALALLSVTISFRIYKGVIQAIQKSDEGHPFRAYLESEVAISEELVQKYSNSALGHVNCTIKELRRLFLVDDLVDSLKFAVLMWVFTYVGALFNGLTLLILALISLFSVPVIYERHQAQIDHYLGLANKNVKDAMAKIQAKIPGLKRKAE